The stretch of DNA ATTACAGTGGGAATTATGGCAACTCAGTGTTGCTCATGCGATTCAAGGTATTATTGACTTTTTAGCAGTTGCAGCGTGGCCTGTCCAGCGCCAGGGAGTGAAAGCAGGTGCGGTCTTCTTCCCAGATGGGAACCAAGCAGTTGGTCAAGGTTATGACTCGCGATTGCAGCCTTGGGATCGCTTTCCAACGACTTTAGAATGGCATCCAATGTCTTACGCTGCTTGTAATAATACAAGTTGTATTGCGGCATTGGTGCAGCGAGTTTTGCAGTACGCGCCTCCAGGGACACAAGTGATTCCTGCGATCGCTGGCGTTTGGGGTAGACCAATTAGCAATCGTCCATCCTTAGAAGCCCAAATGCAGGCACTGCGAGCCTATGCGCCACGAATCCAAGGTATTAGTCACTTTGCACTCTCTTGGCAAGAACCACAGCTAGAAAGCGAGCGTAAGTCTTGTCGAATCCGCTAAGTATTAGCAGAGGACAGCGGTTTGTGTTGCATTTTGTCTAGAACCTCTGGGCTTAAATTTCGACAACACCTGTAAACACGCGCTGCGCAGGTCCCGTCATCCACAACCGCTGATCGACTTCGGACCACTCAATTTGCAAACAACCTCCAGGAAGTTCGACTGTCGCAGTGCGATCGCATCTCCCCGTTAACACACCTGCAACTAAAGCCGCACAAGCCCCTGTCCCACACGCTAACGTAGCGCCTGCACCGCGTTCCCATACGCGCATCTTCAGGTAGTTACGGTTGACAACTTGAATAAATTCTGTGTTTGTTCGTTGCGGAAAAACCGCGTGATGTTCAAATTGCGGACCAATCTTTTCTAAAGCAATTGCCGCGACATCTTCAACAAATGTAATACAGTGCGGATTCCCCATACTGACACACGTAACATCCCAACTTTGTCCTGCAACTTCCAAGGACCAATCGACGATCTTTTCATTCTCTGCACCTAAAGTCGTTGGAATTTCGCTTGCTAGTAACCGAGGAACGCCCATATCAACTTTGACTTGACCATCAGGCATAATTTGCGGTGTAATAATGCCAGCCAGCGTATGAATCCGTTTTTGGCTATTATTTTCGTTATCACCGTCAATTTCTGCAACAAATGCCGCTAAACAACGAATCCCATTACCACACATCTCCGGTTCCGAACCATCCGAGTTAAAAATCCGCATCGTGTAGTCAGTACCGTTTTGCCCTGGTAATGCGAAAATAACGCCATCCGCACCAATACCAAAGTGGCGATCGCACAGCTTAATTGCTTGTTCGGGCGTGACTACAGGCTGTGATGACGAGCGATTGTCAATCAAAATAAAGTCGTTTCCGAGTCCGTGATATTTGGCAAATTCAATCATCATAGAATTTTCTAGTAAGTGAAAATAACTGTAACTTAAAGATTGGTAACTGGTAACTGGTCATTGGTAAATATCTTTTTGTTTTCCATTACCGATTACCCATTACCCCTTTCCCAACGAAAAAACCAAAATTATGTCTAACGAATTCGATCCAGCGTTACCTAGCACTCGCCAAGTTCAAACCTTAATTAAACAAGCAAACCGCGTCGAGTTAAAACTTGTCACTGGCGATTTAGTCATTGGCAAAATTAGCTGGCAAGATCAAAACTGTTTGTGTATTATCGATGCAAATAATCAGACAATCATTGTCTGGAGAAGTGCGATCGCTTATCTCAAGCCCATGAAATAAGTGAGTAGTAGTCTAAAAGTATATCTCCTGTAATGGTGTTTCATTTCTCTTTTAATACATTGTGGTAAAACTAGTTTTGATTTTATGCTTCAGCACTTCTCGGAAGACGAACCATTTATTATGCCTTTGCATCATTTAGGAGGAGGGTTATACAACCAGATTCTACGCTTTTTTCAACAGACAAATTTTATGCCAAACGTTGTCCAAGAAGCGACGCAACTGCAAACAACAATTAGCTTAGTTGCTGGTAGTTTTGGTGTCGCCCTTCCGCTTCGCTACAAAATTTACAAAGACCAGGTGTTGTTTGTAAAACGCTTCAAGAGCCCACACCAGAACTTGAAATTGCTGTAGCCTGGCGACAATACGACTTTTCTCCAGTGTTACAGAAGTTTATTGATACTGTTCAAGAAATTTTCTAGCTGTGCGTCGCAATCAGATTACCAATTCCCTACTCCTGCCCCAAATATTACGATACAATAGGCAAAATACTTTGTACGCCTTCTGCTGACAGCAACTGCTGTAGTTGATTCAACGCTGGATAGGCTCCACACAACAGTAAAAAATCACCTGCTTGTAGATTCATACTGCTATCGGGAAACCAAAAGAATTTGCCATCACGTCGAATTGCCTGTACTTGCACACTGCAACGCGTAAAAATATCTAACTGTGCCAAGGTTTGATTAACCACTGGGCTATTCACTCCGAGTGTAATCCAGTGACACAACATATTTTCATCATGAATTGCTACTTCACCTTTCGCTAATTCATCAAACGCCGCGAGTTCCTCAGCCGTTCCAACAAGCAGTAAGCGATCGCCTGTTTGTAAAATTGCCTTCGCATCAGGATAATCGACTTCTTCACCTTTATCTCGCCGAATTGCTATCAAACTGACACCAGTAAGATACCGTAAGTTTGCTTCCTCCAACGTCATACCAGCCAGCGGAGATTTATCAGGTAAACGATACCAGCGGCTATTCATATCTCTAGCAGCTAGCTGTAACTCTCGCGAAACTTGTGCAGGCGATCGCTCAGGGCGCAATTCAAGATAATGATGCGATCGAATTTGCTGCATTTCTTGTTGAATCACTGGTAGTGCTAAGCCTACCCCTGCTAATAAATGCGTTGCAAGTTCAATACTCGCCTCAAACTCAGGTTGGACAACTTCTCTAGCACCGAGTTGATACAACAGTTCAATATCTTGATCTTTGTTCGCACAAACCACAGTATCAAGTTCCGGCGAGAGTTCCAAAGCCCGCTTCAGACACAACCGCGTACTCATCGGATCGCGCAAGGCAATTGCCAGCGCTCGCGCGCGATCCACCCCAGCAGTTTCTAATACTCGTAAACTACTAGCATTACCATAAACATAAGGCACTCCAGCTTCACGCAACTGTTGAATTTTACTTTCCGACTGATCGATCGCTACCACAGCCAGCCCGCGATCTTGCATCAAACGAACCAAGTTGCGCCCCATTTGCCCATAACCACAGACGACTAAGTGATCCTGGATTGGTAGATCTGGAGAAACTTCACGCGGTACATCAGCCGCGTCTAAATAAAGCTTGAGCCAAGGTAGCGATTCTGCCCAGTTGAACAATGAAGGAACAAGTCGCAAAACAAACGGCGTGAGTACCAGCGTCACTGCGGTTGTTCCCAAAATTAACAGATATACTCTACGAGAAACTAGCCCCAGTGCTTGTCCTTCACTTGCCAGTACAAACGAAAATTCCCCAATTTGAGCTAAACCTAAACCCGCTAGTAAGGCAGTTTTTAAGGAATAACCAAATGCTTTGACCAGCGGAGTCACAATCAAAAATTTACCAACCCAAACCAACGCTACCAACCCCAGAATCAATTCCAGGTTTTGCCACAAAAATACAGGATCGATCAACATTCCGATCGCAGCGAAAAACAACGTCGCAAAGATATCTCGCAGCGGTTCTACATAAGTCAACGTTTGATCGGCATACTCCACCTCCGAAATCATCAATCCTGCAACAAACGCCCCCATTTCGATCGAAAGACCTAAATGTTCAGTCAATAAAGCGATACCTAAACATAAAGCCACAACACCAAGTAAAAATAACTCGCGACTCTCGGTGCGTGCCAAAAGTTTCAGCAATGGTGGAATCAACCAAATCCCCGCAGCTACAGCCCCCGCCGCAAATAGCCCAATCCGCAACAATGCTGTTAGCACTGCCATCCCAATCGCTTCCGCCGGTTGATCCAACGCAGGTAACACCGCCAGCATCAACCCCAGTGCTAAATCTTGAACAACTAAAATCCCTAACATCACTTGCCCGTGGGAAGTTTCAGTTTCGTTGCGTTCCATTAAGCACTTGAGTACAACCGCTGTCGAAGATAAAGATAAAATTGCACCTAAAAAGACACCTTGGGCTGGTGAATTCACCCAACCAACAAATAAAGATACAAGCGCTGTCACCAGAATAGTCAGGGCAATTTGTAAGCCACCACCACCTAAACTGATAGTTTGTACTTTTTTAAGTTCTGCAAAAGAAAACTCAACACCTAGAGCAAATAGCAAGAAGGCAACTCCAAACTGTGCCAGCGTTTCCACTTGAATTAATTCTTTGATCAATCCAAGTCCAGCAGGACCCACGATCATTCCGCCCAGCAAATAACCAAGCAGCACAGGTTGGCGCAATAGTGCTGCCAAAAGCCCTCCGCCAGCCGCAACTGCAAGAACTAACACTAAATCGACAATTAATCTAAAATCTTCTTGCACAAGTCTTTAACAAAACTATATAAACCCTATAAATCTCACCATAAAGGTTTTTGCAGACAAAAGCTAGTACGCTATGCGCAGCCTAGCAAAACACCTCGCAGTACAGTCTGTAAAATCACTTTTTCTGTATTTTTATCAAATTTTAACAACTTCTAGTGAATTTCTAAATAAAACCAACAAGTAATATTCTTATGCACTGACAATAGTTTTACGGTTGCTATCAGCAATTTACCTTGCTACAAATGATTCAATAGTAAATGAGTTTTTATTTTTTAATATTATAAGTACCAAAGTTCTAGAAACAGCTAGTTCAAAAACTTTGGCAAAATCCTTTGAGCAACATAATAAAAATGTTGCTGAGAATATTGCAAATACAACTCAATTTACTATATCGTGTAAACCTCAACTTAAAAAACATGATGTTAAAACAGCTTTCATTCAACTGCTTAAATACAATAGCTTCTTTAAGCTATTAAAAATAAGTATTAATAAGGCAATACTTTTTTTGTTCTATCCACCTGCTGTTCTTAAACTCTTATTAAATAAAATTCAAACAAGTATTTCTTTACTGCAGACTTTAGAACGAGTTAATTTGCCATTCTCAACCATGTTGATTTATAAACAATTGAAAGGCAAATCAATGCAAGGAGACTTTTATGATCGATTAACACGTTTACCTAATCGCTGCTTTCTAGCACAAGAATTATCTCAAAAGTTCAATAGTGTCAAACAAAACCTTACTGAAAGTTTTGCTGTTTTACTATTAGATTTAGACCGTTTCCAAGTAGTAGACGATAATCTAGCATATGGTATAG from Chroococcidiopsis sp. TS-821 encodes:
- a CDS encoding RNA-binding protein hfq, whose product is MSNEFDPALPSTRQVQTLIKQANRVELKLVTGDLVIGKISWQDQNCLCIIDANNQTIIVWRSAIAYLKPMK
- the dapF gene encoding diaminopimelate epimerase, whose translation is MMIEFAKYHGLGNDFILIDNRSSSQPVVTPEQAIKLCDRHFGIGADGVIFALPGQNGTDYTMRIFNSDGSEPEMCGNGIRCLAAFVAEIDGDNENNSQKRIHTLAGIITPQIMPDGQVKVDMGVPRLLASEIPTTLGAENEKIVDWSLEVAGQSWDVTCVSMGNPHCITFVEDVAAIALEKIGPQFEHHAVFPQRTNTEFIQVVNRNYLKMRVWERGAGATLACGTGACAALVAGVLTGRCDRTATVELPGGCLQIEWSEVDQRLWMTGPAQRVFTGVVEI
- a CDS encoding cation:proton antiporter is translated as MQEDFRLIVDLVLVLAVAAGGGLLAALLRQPVLLGYLLGGMIVGPAGLGLIKELIQVETLAQFGVAFLLFALGVEFSFAELKKVQTISLGGGGLQIALTILVTALVSLFVGWVNSPAQGVFLGAILSLSSTAVVLKCLMERNETETSHGQVMLGILVVQDLALGLMLAVLPALDQPAEAIGMAVLTALLRIGLFAAGAVAAGIWLIPPLLKLLARTESRELFLLGVVALCLGIALLTEHLGLSIEMGAFVAGLMISEVEYADQTLTYVEPLRDIFATLFFAAIGMLIDPVFLWQNLELILGLVALVWVGKFLIVTPLVKAFGYSLKTALLAGLGLAQIGEFSFVLASEGQALGLVSRRVYLLILGTTAVTLVLTPFVLRLVPSLFNWAESLPWLKLYLDAADVPREVSPDLPIQDHLVVCGYGQMGRNLVRLMQDRGLAVVAIDQSESKIQQLREAGVPYVYGNASSLRVLETAGVDRARALAIALRDPMSTRLCLKRALELSPELDTVVCANKDQDIELLYQLGAREVVQPEFEASIELATHLLAGVGLALPVIQQEMQQIRSHHYLELRPERSPAQVSRELQLAARDMNSRWYRLPDKSPLAGMTLEEANLRYLTGVSLIAIRRDKGEEVDYPDAKAILQTGDRLLLVGTAEELAAFDELAKGEVAIHDENMLCHWITLGVNSPVVNQTLAQLDIFTRCSVQVQAIRRDGKFFWFPDSSMNLQAGDFLLLCGAYPALNQLQQLLSAEGVQSILPIVS